In Silvanigrella paludirubra, the genomic stretch TTAAATTTAAATCAAAAATAGAAGTCCAATCGAGAGATCGAGACATTTCATAAAGATCTTTTTCATCATTAACTTGATCTTCTGCAAGAACGAGCAAAACCCGACTTGCGCACATAGAAGAAAGGTTTACAGCGATACAACCAGCCCAAGGAGCTTCTAAATAGCAACCTGCAGATCCTTTCCAAACTCTGTGTTTGATTTGAAATTGAGAACAAATTTCCTCAATTTCATCTTTTAAAATATCTTCAAATCCCCTAGAAGTTGTTATGAAAAAACGTTGGATAGATAAATTAGAATAATAATATCTTTCATTATTTTGATTACGGAGGTGATTTTCCTTTTTCTTCATTTTTTTCCTTAGCAGGAGCGCATAAACCTAGTTCTCTTAGCATTTCAAATTCTCTGCCAGAGCGAATACGTGTATAATACTCCAAAAATTGTGTTGCTTTAGCGGGTGATGAGTTTTCTAGAAGTTTTGTTACCTGACGTGCAGGTAACCTACTTAATAACGCTATTACTAGATCTCTATCCATTGTATCCATTACAGGAGCGACTTTTCGAGGTTCCATTTTTGAAACAAACTCAACAGCCTCTTTCACCCTATCCTCTTTCAGTTTTTTCTCTTTTTGAAGTGTTTCGTCAAGTAACCTTTTCTCTTCTTCAATTTTTTTTAGCCTAGAATCTACATCAAGACGAGCTAAATCATAAGATTTTTTTGCCTCTTGTAATTTAACGATTTTTTGTTCGATATCTTGTTTGGTAATTTCAAGCTCATCACGAATTCGCATAGCTTCTGTAGCGGTTAATTCTCCCCTAGGTATGACAGGAAGATTTTGGGCAAAAGTTTCATTTTCAAAAAAACCGTTTAATAGAATACAAGGAAAGAAAAGGAGTAAAATAATCACTCTTCACCTCTTTCTTGAATTTGATTTCGTAAAAATTTTTGAGCTCCAATTTCATCAAGGCGTGCTTGCTCTTTAATAGATTCTTTTTCTAAAAATTGTTTTTTCTTTATATCTTTAAGATTTTCAATTATTTTTTGATTTCTTTTGGATTGAATTAAGGCCTGTTGAAATACTTCTAAATCAGACTGATATGTTCTTAAATTATCTAAAAGCTCCATTATTCTTTCTTGTCTTATTGTTAATGACCTTTCAAATAAAGATATTTTATGCATTTGAGCTAATTGAACACTTTTATTTAATTCTTCTCTCTCATTAAAGTAAAAATCTCTTTCTTCATTGATCATTCTTTTTAATTCATTAATTATATTTCTTGTATACTCAACTCTAAGTTCTGCATCACGAGTTTCTTGTTCCCTTAAATTTAATATTTTTTGTAGAGTAAACCGAAATGTCATACTTCTACCTCTCTAGTTAATTCATGTAATAAACTTAGAGAATCTTCAAAATTACAATTTATAGATCGATCTTGTTTTAAATAAGATTCAATTTTAGGAAGAATTTTTATTGCTTTATCCAATTTTGGATTCATTCCTGGATTATAGGCGCCAATTGTTATTAAATCTTCATTTTTTTGATATTCAGACATTAAATCTCTTAAAATACTAACTTCTTTTAAATGTTTTTCATCTGTAATATCTATCATAACGCGACTAGCGCTCGAAAGAACATCAATAGCTGGAAAATGATTTTTTTCGGCAAGTGATCGGGATAAGTTAATATGCCCATCTAAAATACTTCTTGCAGAATCGCTTACTGGATCATTAAAATCATCACCTTCAACTAATACAGTATAAATACCTGTTAATGAACCTTTTGAATCGCTATTTCCAGCTCGCTCTAATAGCTTAGGTAACAAAGAAAAAACGGATGGAGTATATCCTTTTGTTGTGGGAGGTTCTCCTACAGATAATCCAATTTCTCTTTGAGCCATAGCAACTCGTGTAAGGGAATCCATAAGTAATAAAACTTTTTTTCCTTGTTCTCTAAAATATTCAGCAATTGCTGTTCCAACATGTGCTGCTCTTACTCTACTTAAGGGAGATTGATCGCCAGTTGAAACAACAACTATAC encodes the following:
- a CDS encoding MotE family protein, with product MIILLLFFPCILLNGFFENETFAQNLPVIPRGELTATEAMRIRDELEITKQDIEQKIVKLQEAKKSYDLARLDVDSRLKKIEEEKRLLDETLQKEKKLKEDRVKEAVEFVSKMEPRKVAPVMDTMDRDLVIALLSRLPARQVTKLLENSSPAKATQFLEYYTRIRSGREFEMLRELGLCAPAKEKNEEKGKSPP
- the fliJ gene encoding flagellar export protein FliJ — encoded protein: MTFRFTLQKILNLREQETRDAELRVEYTRNIINELKRMINEERDFYFNEREELNKSVQLAQMHKISLFERSLTIRQERIMELLDNLRTYQSDLEVFQQALIQSKRNQKIIENLKDIKKKQFLEKESIKEQARLDEIGAQKFLRNQIQERGEE
- a CDS encoding FliI/YscN family ATPase; the encoded protein is MFSNQALLKLKKQREIIDSHSSFEKYGKVVQIVGTVIEVTLSDAPLGALVRIFNREKTFSIEGEIVGFRKEKSLVVPFSDPTGVCANSLVQCIEREQKIMVGEHLIGRIIDGYGRPMTGKNFTENQGVPYSIVREPLNPLIRKRIQSHFDTGIRSINGLLSFGEGQRIGIMAGSGVGKSVLMGMISRYSDAEINVIALIGERGREVREFLEENLGPEGMKKSIVVVSTGDQSPLSRVRAAHVGTAIAEYFREQGKKVLLLMDSLTRVAMAQREIGLSVGEPPTTKGYTPSVFSLLPKLLERAGNSDSKGSLTGIYTVLVEGDDFNDPVSDSARSILDGHINLSRSLAEKNHFPAIDVLSSASRVMIDITDEKHLKEVSILRDLMSEYQKNEDLITIGAYNPGMNPKLDKAIKILPKIESYLKQDRSINCNFEDSLSLLHELTREVEV